A window of Yoonia sp. SS1-5 genomic DNA:
CGTCATCGGTGCCGTGGGCGTCACCGGGGACACGTCTGACAATGATCTGATCGCAGCGATGGCGGGGATCGAGGCCGTTGGCCTGACGGGCGAGGGATAGGCCCCGCGCACCCGGCCGTTCCTCGTCGCCTGAAATTCAGATGCCCTTAATCCGCCCGTGATAGTTTTGCCGCTGCCGGGCGCTGTGCGGGACTGACAACGCGTCTGTGCGCCTGTGGCGCTTTCCTGACGCCGCGGTTCCGGGTAGAACAGGTCGAACGTCGAAGAGGTATGGCATGGCACGGCCAGTTGTTGGCATTATTGGAAACAGCTATTTGCTGAACGATCAGTATCCCGCGCAGGCAGCTGGGACGATGAATGTGCATGCCGTTGCCGCCGTGTCGGATGCGATACCGTTCATTGTTCCAGCGGATCCGTCTCCTGCCACTATCGACGAGTTGATGGCGACCTGCGATGGGTTCCTGTTTACCGGTGGTCGCCCCAATGTGCATCCCAGTGAGTATGGCGAAGATCCAACCGACGCCCATGGCGAGTTTGACACGGATCGTGACGCATTGGTGCTGCCCTTGATCCGGGCCTGTGTCGGCCGTGGCCAACCCATTCTTGGGCTATGTCGCGGCTTTCAGGAAGTGAATGTTGCGATGGGTGGCTCGCTCTATCCTGAAATTCGCGATCTGCCGGGCCGTGACAATCATCGCATGCCCCCCGACGGCACGCTGGAAGAAAAATTCGCGTTGCGCCACGAGGTGACATTTACCGCAGGCGGCCCCTTTCACCGGCTAATGGGGGCAGAGCGTGTGATGACCAATTCCCTGCACGGGCAGGGCATCAAGACAGCTGGTCCGCGGGTTGTCGTCGATGGATTGGCCCCTGATGGCACGGCAGAGGCAATCTATATCGCAGATGCGCCCGGCTTTACCCTGTCGGTTCAGTGGCACCCGGAATGGAACGCACATATTGATCCTGTCTCCCGGCCGCTATTCGAAGCGTTTGGCGCCGCCTGTCGTGACTGGGCGGCCGGCGCGCTGCGCAAGGTCAGCTAGGGTCCTGACCCTCGCACCTCAACTTAGGATGTTTTGGCGGAACAACCGCGCATGTCGCTGCGGGGACGGTTCTGCAGTCGTATTATGATCTGGCAATCGAGCCGTTCGCGGCGGTTTCTGGTGAACCGGCCTGCCGCGCGGATGTATGGTAGCCGTCAGACAATGAAAGTAGCGCAGGTTTCGGCGGTGCCGCACTGAAACGGCGTGTGAGTTGGCAAGGGCCGCTGCCCTGCGGCGGCGATCCTCAGGACCCGCGCTTTGCCAAATCAATAAACGCCCGCAGACGACGCGGCATGTGACGTTTGCTGAGGTAGTTGATCGTGTGGCGCGGTTGGTCGGGGATCTGCCCGTCGAGAACCGATACCAACTCACCACTGGCAAGAAAGGGCTCTGCGGCTTGTGTGTAGACATAGGCGGCACCCACGCCGGCCCGCGCAAACTGCATCATCGCGTTGACGTCGTTCACCACCATGCGCCGTATTGGGTTCACGGAATACGGCCCCTCTTTCCCCCAGAACTTCCAGGGAATGATCTGATCCGCGGTGCCAAAGGCAAAATATATCCCGTCATGCGCAACAAGCGCGTCCGGAGTTTTGGGAATACCTTTCCGCGCCCAATATGCAGCCGAGCCAACAACACGCAGCTGCTGCGGGGGGCCAACGGCGATTGCGTGGGTATCAGCCTCTAGCAGATGTTCAAACCGAATTGCGGCATCAACGCCGGATGATACCAAATCCACCTTTCGGTCATCATAGATCACCTCGACATGCACATCGGGGTAGCGCGCCGCGTATTCGCAGAGCAGCTGATCAAGGAAAAACGGCCCGCTGCTGCGCGGCGCGCTTAGCTTGAGCGTCCCGCTGACGGTCTCTTGTCTTTCGTTAAGCTCGCGCAGGGCGAATTCGAGATCCTGAATTGCGGGCAGGCTTCTGTCATAAAGTTTCTGACCAGCCGTTGTCAGGGCGATCTTTCGTGTTGTGCGATCAAAAAGGCGCACGCCAAGCCGATCCTCGAAACGCTGTATGGCCTCGCTGACAGAACCCGCACCCAGTTTGAGGTTGTTGGCAGCGGCCCGAAAGCCATTGGCCCGCGCGACCTCGACAAAAATGGTCATATCACTGAGTTGATTGCGCTGCATTGTATGATTTTCCGATCAATGTGTTCGCGATTTTGCGGGTAATCGTAACGAAGTAAGGTCGCTATAGAAAGCGGCGGTCGCGCTGTCGTGAGGAAAAGTTCCCGGCTGCGGCACCGAAAAGTGACGAATTGACCAGCTGCCCCTCGCAACCAGAAAGATGCCAATATGAGCGAACAAGACAAAAAAGATGTTCAGGCCGTTATTGATACCTGGCTGCGCAGTCTGGATGCGGGTGACCTGCAAGGGATGCTGGATACATGTGATCCGACCTGCATCACCGCCAACGAAAAAACCCCGACAACCGTGGGTGTTGCGCCTATCCGCACGAAATATGAAGCCCGCATTGCGGCGGCGGATTTCAAATCCGGTTTCACGACCGAGCATATCGCAATTTATGGCGATTTCGCCGTCGTGGTCGGGTTTTTCACAGTCGAGATGACGTTCAAGGCCGATGGCAAGAAGGGTGGCGGGTCTGGCCGTTTGCTTCTGGGTTATCGCCGCCATGAGGATGGCGCGTGGAAGATGGTCGTCGATATGGACAACAATGCCTGACCCCGGAGGATCAATAGAAATGACAATGAAAATTGCAGCGAAACCGCGCGATATTGCGACTTGCGTCGCTGGCTACCTGAAAGATGGCGATCTGGAGGGGGTCGTGTCGATGTTTCATCCCGCATGTCAGATATTCTTTCCTGCCGATGCGCCGCCTTCGATAGGGCATGATGGCGCGCGCGCGGTTTTCAAGGATTTCGTCCCCATGCGCCCCACGTTGGACTCGACCGTGACCAGTGAGATCATCAATGGTGATACTGCGCTGCTGCAAGCGGATTGGCGCTTCAAGGAAGCGGATGGAAATGTGATCGCGGAAGGACAATCAACCGAGGTCGCGAAGAAACTGGCAAATGGCGGTTGGGGTTATTTTATTGACTGTCCCGACGGCCCGCCGTCGAAATAATATCTGATCATCGTTTCGGCGTCATAAGGATGGGTTGATGTGGTCCATAGCGTCGCGCCACCGCGTCAGCCCGTAAATTGCTGACTGCGCCGCAGCAGGAAATGCGCACTCTACCGATGTCGCCAAGATAAGTTTGCCGTCAGAACGGTTTGCAGTCTGAGGCCAGGTATGCAACCTCAACACTGCAAGTGACGGAGGCAGCGATGAAACGATCCCGCATCAACGAGATTATGGCCGAAGCGGACGAGATGATCCGATCCTACGGGTTCGTTCTGCCGCCATG
This region includes:
- a CDS encoding nuclear transport factor 2 family protein, with the protein product MTMKIAAKPRDIATCVAGYLKDGDLEGVVSMFHPACQIFFPADAPPSIGHDGARAVFKDFVPMRPTLDSTVTSEIINGDTALLQADWRFKEADGNVIAEGQSTEVAKKLANGGWGYFIDCPDGPPSK
- a CDS encoding DUF4440 domain-containing protein codes for the protein MSEQDKKDVQAVIDTWLRSLDAGDLQGMLDTCDPTCITANEKTPTTVGVAPIRTKYEARIAAADFKSGFTTEHIAIYGDFAVVVGFFTVEMTFKADGKKGGGSGRLLLGYRRHEDGAWKMVVDMDNNA
- a CDS encoding LysR family transcriptional regulator, which encodes MQRNQLSDMTIFVEVARANGFRAAANNLKLGAGSVSEAIQRFEDRLGVRLFDRTTRKIALTTAGQKLYDRSLPAIQDLEFALRELNERQETVSGTLKLSAPRSSGPFFLDQLLCEYAARYPDVHVEVIYDDRKVDLVSSGVDAAIRFEHLLEADTHAIAVGPPQQLRVVGSAAYWARKGIPKTPDALVAHDGIYFAFGTADQIIPWKFWGKEGPYSVNPIRRMVVNDVNAMMQFARAGVGAAYVYTQAAEPFLASGELVSVLDGQIPDQPRHTINYLSKRHMPRRLRAFIDLAKRGS
- a CDS encoding gamma-glutamyl-gamma-aminobutyrate hydrolase family protein, which produces MARPVVGIIGNSYLLNDQYPAQAAGTMNVHAVAAVSDAIPFIVPADPSPATIDELMATCDGFLFTGGRPNVHPSEYGEDPTDAHGEFDTDRDALVLPLIRACVGRGQPILGLCRGFQEVNVAMGGSLYPEIRDLPGRDNHRMPPDGTLEEKFALRHEVTFTAGGPFHRLMGAERVMTNSLHGQGIKTAGPRVVVDGLAPDGTAEAIYIADAPGFTLSVQWHPEWNAHIDPVSRPLFEAFGAACRDWAAGALRKVS